The window GGATCCGTACCTCCGCAACCCCGCTGATGAACGTCGGCGACTGCCTCCCCGCGTTGCTCGGCTTCGGCGTCGAAGTGACGCTCGGCGCGCTGGGAAGCAGCGGGACCGCCGATCCCGGGGTGACCACGCTCCTGGTCTGACCGGCTCTCGCAATCGGTCGGCGGATCCACGCCGACGCATCGTGGTCCACGTTTCACAGAGAGGCAGCCACCATGACCACGCTGAGGAACCCTTGGAGTCGCTGCACGCCTGTTGACCGTGAGGTCATCGAGCAGCTGCAAGGGGAGACACGATCCGTCGCGGCCGACGAGGTTCTGCGGCGCTTGCGGGAGCACTACCGCGATGCGGGCACTCGCATAGCCGTGGTGGACGGCGCACGCTCCTGGACGTATGCCGAACTGGGACAGCGGGTCTTCGGCCTCGCCCGACGCCTCAGCGAGCAGTTCTCCCTTGATACGACAGATCACAGCCGGGTGTTCGGGGTAGCCGTCGACCGCTCACCCGAACTGCTCCTCGCCGTCCACGCCGTGGCGTTGACGGGGTCGGCATACTGCCCCGTGGGCCCGAGCGATCCACCGCAGTGGCAGCTGGACGTCTCCGGCACAAGCGGCGCGACCGCCGTCCTCGTTGCCGACGACACAGGTCGCAACCTCTTCGCCAACGCCTTCTCCATCGGCATGGGCGGCCACGTCGAAGCGGACCTTGAGCCGTGGGCCGTCGGGATGCACAGCACCTCCCAGGTCATCTTCACCTCGGGGTCGACCGGTCGGCCCAAGGGCGTGATCTGCACCCACGGAGGTTTCGCCAACCGGATACGGTGGATGCAGGAGACCTTTCCGTTGCAGGCCACCGATCGAGTCGCCCTCAAGACACCCATCACTTTTGACGTCGCCGGCTGGGAGATGTTCTGGCCGCAGTACGCCGGTGCGGGGACGGTGGTCGTGCCACCCGGTGCTCACACCTCACCGGAAGCGTTGACCTCGATCTTCAACGAACACCGGGTGACCGTCGCTCACTTCGTGCCCTCCATGCTCCGGATGTGGCTGCGCGCGGACGGTGCACGCCGGTGCCCGGACCTGCGCATGGTCTTCTCCAGCGGGGAGGCGCTCGACACTGCCCTGGTGGAGGAGTTCACCCGCCAGTCCACGGCCGAACTCCACAACCTGTACGGGCCCACAGAGGCCGCCATCGACGTGACGCACTATCCCGCGAGCCGCCTTGCCCGCCAACCGGTTCCGATCGGGCGCCCGATCACCAACACCCGCATCTACATCCTGGACCAAGACGGGTTGGTGTGTCCCGTTGGAGAGCGGGGCGAGATCCACATCCAGGGCGCGGGCGTGGCATCCGGTTACCTCGGAGCCGGAGAGGAGGACGACGCGCGCTTCCGGTCCGTCCTCCCTGAAGCACCCCGAGGGTGGGGAACGTTTCGTACAGGCGATTTGGGCCGGTACACGGACGACGGTCAGATTGAGTACTGCGGTCGTCTAGACGGCCAGCTGAAGATCCGCGGCCAGCGCGTCGAACCGGCAGAAGCCGAGCATGCCCTGCGCCGGCATGGGCAGGTCCTCGACGCCCATGTGCGGGCCCATCTGTCCGGAAGCGGCCGCCTACTGCTGGTCGCCTACGTCGTGGTCGACGCCGCGTACAGCATGACCGATCCCGTCGGGGAACTGCACAAGTACCTGATGGAGCGTCTACCGGCCCGTTCCGTACCGTCGAAGTTGGTCCTCCTCGACTCTTTGCCCCTGACCGGGCACGGGAAGGTCGACACCAGTCGGCTGCCTACGCCAGGGCGTGCCCGGCCTGATCTCAAGTCGGAGTACCAGGAGCCGAGAGAGCCCCTTGAGCAGGTCATCGCCCGGATCTGGGCCCATGTCCTGGACTTGGACGAGGTGGGCGTGAACGACAACTTCCATGATCTGGGCGGCGATTCGCTGGCTGCCGTCGAAATCTCCTTCATTCTGACAGAGCGGCTCGGCCTCGACTACGACGACCCGCTCATCCCTCGCATCCTCATGGACGGTGACACCGTGGCGCGGTCCGCCGTCATAGCCGCCGAGGCGGGGATCCCAC of the Streptomyces sp. T12 genome contains:
- a CDS encoding non-ribosomal peptide synthetase, whose protein sequence is MTTLRNPWSRCTPVDREVIEQLQGETRSVAADEVLRRLREHYRDAGTRIAVVDGARSWTYAELGQRVFGLARRLSEQFSLDTTDHSRVFGVAVDRSPELLLAVHAVALTGSAYCPVGPSDPPQWQLDVSGTSGATAVLVADDTGRNLFANAFSIGMGGHVEADLEPWAVGMHSTSQVIFTSGSTGRPKGVICTHGGFANRIRWMQETFPLQATDRVALKTPITFDVAGWEMFWPQYAGAGTVVVPPGAHTSPEALTSIFNEHRVTVAHFVPSMLRMWLRADGARRCPDLRMVFSSGEALDTALVEEFTRQSTAELHNLYGPTEAAIDVTHYPASRLARQPVPIGRPITNTRIYILDQDGLVCPVGERGEIHIQGAGVASGYLGAGEEDDARFRSVLPEAPRGWGTFRTGDLGRYTDDGQIEYCGRLDGQLKIRGQRVEPAEAEHALRRHGQVLDAHVRAHLSGSGRLLLVAYVVVDAAYSMTDPVGELHKYLMERLPARSVPSKLVLLDSLPLTGHGKVDTSRLPTPGRARPDLKSEYQEPREPLEQVIARIWAHVLDLDEVGVNDNFHDLGGDSLAAVEISFILTERLGLDYDDPLIPRILMDGDTVARSAVIAAEAGIPQ